A window from Dehalobacter sp. DCA encodes these proteins:
- a CDS encoding adenosylcobinamide amidohydrolase, whose amino-acid sequence MLLWTYETGDTVERYKDSIIISFKDDRKVLSTAHLNGGYRENLKFVFNHDINSGMGLTCDITPAVYEEHMKLIATELGLDPEASAGLLTAAAMNNVTIQTASYEDLTVTAVVTGGVEMNGGRIGDPAFFHERQGETVNIPAGTINILLYINADLPEETLTRALVTCTEAKTAALQELMAGSCYSRGIATGSGTDGTVIICNSKSGSRLFYAGKHSKLGELIGITVKQALKEALFLQTGLCPEYQFSLLNRLKRFGINEETLWQEYQKGIGVLECQGSTSRTGVPNQAESRKLGSLDKQKFLNRLIKIEREEELVVLTTLYAHLMDQLDWQLLSPAQAASEGKIIIERLKRSYDLPEDFLHDPLNDFLIFCSSIDDAILEMSHCFAVLTVRIIAAAKID is encoded by the coding sequence TTGCTTCTGTGGACTTACGAAACAGGTGATACCGTTGAGCGCTATAAAGACAGTATCATTATTTCTTTCAAGGACGACCGCAAGGTTCTGAGTACCGCCCATTTGAACGGCGGCTACCGTGAAAACCTGAAATTTGTTTTTAACCACGATATTAATTCCGGAATGGGCTTAACATGTGACATCACTCCAGCCGTCTATGAGGAACATATGAAGTTGATTGCCACGGAATTGGGTCTTGATCCTGAAGCCTCCGCAGGCCTGCTAACGGCCGCTGCCATGAACAATGTGACCATTCAGACTGCAAGCTACGAAGATCTGACCGTCACCGCAGTGGTAACCGGCGGCGTCGAAATGAACGGCGGCCGGATCGGTGATCCAGCTTTCTTCCATGAACGGCAGGGGGAAACGGTAAACATTCCGGCTGGAACGATTAATATTCTGCTGTATATCAATGCCGATCTTCCGGAAGAGACCCTGACCCGAGCACTTGTGACCTGTACAGAAGCCAAAACGGCTGCCCTGCAGGAGCTTATGGCCGGCAGCTGTTATTCCAGAGGCATCGCCACAGGATCAGGCACAGACGGGACGGTCATCATCTGCAACAGCAAGTCTGGCTCCCGGCTTTTCTATGCCGGCAAACACAGCAAATTGGGAGAACTGATTGGAATTACCGTCAAACAGGCTTTGAAAGAGGCTCTTTTCCTGCAGACCGGTCTTTGTCCGGAATACCAATTCAGTCTGTTGAACCGCCTGAAAAGATTCGGTATCAATGAAGAAACCCTCTGGCAGGAATACCAGAAGGGCATCGGTGTCCTGGAATGTCAAGGATCTACGTCTCGAACGGGAGTTCCGAATCAAGCGGAATCGAGAAAACTAGGATCGCTGGATAAGCAAAAGTTCCTGAACAGGTTAATAAAGATAGAACGCGAAGAGGAACTGGTGGTCCTCACTACGCTCTATGCCCATCTGATGGATCAATTGGACTGGCAGTTATTATCACCTGCCCAGGCTGCCTCCGAAGGCAAAATCATCATTGAACGTCTCAAGAGAAGTTATGATTTACCGGAGGATTTCCTGCATGATCCTTTGAATGATTTCTTAATTTTCTGCAGCTCCATTGACGATGCCAT
- a CDS encoding heme ABC transporter ATP-binding protein, with translation MDSSIIASNLTFAYGSKNILEDLSLEISKGSFVSIIGPNGSGKSTLLKNITAEITPQKGVVLLDDQNIFKIRKKDLAKTIAVVPQDTGGDFAFSVMETVLMGRMPHQKRFEGDSEKDMEIAQWAMELTNVWHLRDRSVNELSGGERQRVIVARALTQEPKVLLLDEPTSHLDIQHQYELLELLDRLNKTKGLTVITVLHDLNLAAQFSHKIILLDKGRIVAYGSPVEVLTARKIRDSYHIEVAITTNEITGRFNIIPLSKKKDRSEAARDVRIHLLCGGGSGVYLMEQLVQAGYQVSCGVLNVGDSDWKKAKELGIAVSEEAPFAPISAEAFNMNEDLLNEADLIIVLSVPFGYGNIVNLEQVSAALHLKNKKVMIVEPESEQWDYTGDFTGGKADSLLTGMLQHGAEKFESIRELLGRIGGK, from the coding sequence GTGGATTCTTCAATCATCGCCAGCAACCTTACATTCGCCTATGGCAGTAAAAATATTCTGGAAGACTTAAGTCTGGAAATCAGCAAGGGCAGTTTTGTGTCCATCATCGGCCCCAACGGGTCCGGCAAGTCTACCCTGCTGAAAAATATTACCGCAGAAATTACTCCCCAAAAGGGAGTTGTCCTGCTCGATGATCAGAATATTTTTAAGATTAGGAAAAAAGATCTTGCCAAAACGATTGCAGTGGTCCCCCAGGATACCGGAGGGGATTTTGCTTTTTCTGTCATGGAGACGGTACTGATGGGCAGAATGCCCCATCAAAAGAGATTTGAGGGCGATTCTGAAAAGGATATGGAGATTGCTCAATGGGCGATGGAACTGACAAACGTTTGGCATTTGAGGGACCGTTCTGTGAACGAACTAAGCGGAGGCGAGCGGCAAAGGGTCATTGTGGCGAGAGCCTTAACTCAGGAACCCAAAGTGCTGCTGCTTGATGAACCCACCTCTCATTTAGATATCCAGCACCAATACGAATTACTGGAGCTTCTGGATCGTTTGAATAAGACCAAAGGCCTGACCGTGATTACTGTTTTGCACGATCTTAACCTTGCTGCCCAGTTCAGCCATAAAATCATTCTTCTCGATAAAGGCAGAATTGTGGCTTATGGCAGTCCTGTTGAAGTGCTGACCGCCCGGAAGATCCGGGACAGCTACCATATCGAAGTTGCGATTACTACGAATGAAATCACCGGACGCTTTAATATTATTCCGTTAAGTAAAAAGAAGGACCGAAGTGAGGCTGCCAGGGATGTACGTATCCATTTACTCTGCGGCGGCGGAAGCGGTGTCTATCTGATGGAACAGTTGGTTCAAGCCGGTTATCAGGTGAGCTGCGGCGTCCTGAATGTTGGAGATTCGGACTGGAAAAAAGCCAAAGAGCTTGGCATTGCCGTATCAGAAGAAGCTCCTTTTGCCCCCATCTCCGCCGAAGCGTTTAACATGAACGAAGACCTTCTAAACGAAGCGGACTTGATCATTGTTTTGTCTGTCCCTTTCGGGTACGGGAACATCGTCAATTTAGAACAAGTTTCAGCGGCTTTACACCTTAAAAACAAAAAAGTAATGATTGTGGAACCTGAATCGGAACAGTGGGATTACACAGGAGATTTTACCGGTGGCAAAGCTGACAGCCTTCTCACCGGCATGTTACAGCATGGTGCAGAGAAGTTCGAAAGCATCCGGGAACTATTAGGTAGGATCGGAGGAAAATGA